The window CTGCTGATTTCTAAAAGAAAATCACTATTTGAGAGAGAAGCAAAGAGTTGCAAAATCTATAAAAAAGAAAGATGGCTTTTGCCATCTTTTTTCTCTCAAACGTCTTAACTCAAAGGGATTGACTCAAATGAGTTGATACAACTAATGAGCATGACTTATAAGTATGACTTATGGATATGACTAATTGTTATAACGAAAGTAGAGAACCTATGAATATAACCTTTAACGATCGAACACTTGATCTCTCCTCCCCAAAAATTATGGGGATTCTCAACTTAACACCTAACTCCTTCTCCGATGGTGGTGATTATTATGATCCAGAGCGCGCTCTAGATCGCGCTTATGAGATGTTAGAGGAAGGGGCAGATATTCTCGATATCGGTGCGGAATCTACAAACCCCAAAGCAACACCGATTAGTAGCCAGGAGGAGATCAGACGCCTTCGACCTGTCGTCTCTCTACTTCGACAAAAACTTGATATCCCCCTCTCAATTGATACCTTTCGAGCAGAGACGATGAAGCAGATGCTCGATCTTGGGGTCGATATTATCAATGATGTCACCGCATTAAGCGATCCTAAAGCACTCGACTCTCTTTTAAAATCTAAAGCAGCAGTAGTCCTCATGCATATGTTAGGCGATCACCAAAAAATGCATATTACAGGGGATTATCGCCTCACCGGCGGCGTGACTCATTCCGTTTTTCAACATCTAGAGAAAATCGCCCAAAAATGTGTAAGCGAGGGAATAGATTCCTCACGAATTATTTTAGATCCCGGCTTTGGCTTTGATAAAAATGTCCCGGAACAGCTCACCCTACTTAAAGAGCTCCGAAGATTGACGCAGAAAAGCCAATACCCCTACCTCGTAGGCGTTTCTCGCAAACGCTTTATTGGCGCTATCACTCATGTGGAAGCTCCTAAAGAGCGACTTGCCGGCAATCTTGCCGTAGCGCTCTGGAGTATTGAACAAGGTGCTAAAATCTTAAGAGTTCATGATGTTAAAGCAACTAAAGAGGCATTTCTAATGTGGCAGGCGATCAATCATGCAGAGAGTTCTACCCTCTAGAAAATCATTATTGAAGATAGAGATAGAATCAAACAGCGTGATTCCCTACCCTTTTGAGCTGAGATAGTTATCTCAGACATAACAATTATAGGCATGACGATTACAAGTATGATAATTTCAACTCCAGCTTCTGTTTTATCCGCTATCTCAACCCACACTTGAACCTCAAATTTCAACCTCACTTACACCCAACTTTCACCTAATTTTAGCTCAACAGAGATCTCCTGATTAACTATGATTGAATTCCAAGGCCTCACCATTCGCATGAATGCGAATATACTTATCGACAACTTCAGCTTCTCCATCACACCACGCATGCGAGTCGGATTAGTAGGTAAAAATGGAACAGGGAAAACAACCCTCTTCAATACCATACTCGGTCGTCATGAACCTGATAAAGGGGAGATTCATATTCCTAAGTCTGCGGTGATTGCCGAGGTCGCGCAAGAGATCCATAATACGGAGCTCTCCGCCTTTGAATATATTTTAAGTGGAGATGCAGAGTTAGTAGAACTACGTGAAGCAGAGGTGAACGCTCTTGCACAAAATGATGCCAATCAAATTGCTCATATCTATGCTCGCATTGAAGAGATTGATGGCTATCGTGCTGATAGCAGAGCCTATCAACTACTCGATGGTTTAGGTTTTAAGGTAGATGATTACCACAAACCGGTTAAAGATTTTTCTGGGGGTTGGCGTATGCGCCTCAATATCGGCAAAGCATTAATGTGTCGCTCCGATATTCTGCTACTTGATGAGCCAACAAACCATCTCGACTTTGAGACCGTTGTTTGGGTTGAAAATTGGCTCAAACAGTATCCCGGCATCTTAATTGTTATTTCCCATGACCGCGATTTTCTCGATAATATCTGTACTCAAATTATCCATCTCTACCAGCAGAAGGCGACCGTTTATAGCGGCAACTACACTGCATTCCTGCGTTTAAAAGC of the Ignatzschineria indica genome contains:
- the folP gene encoding dihydropteroate synthase; the protein is MNITFNDRTLDLSSPKIMGILNLTPNSFSDGGDYYDPERALDRAYEMLEEGADILDIGAESTNPKATPISSQEEIRRLRPVVSLLRQKLDIPLSIDTFRAETMKQMLDLGVDIINDVTALSDPKALDSLLKSKAAVVLMHMLGDHQKMHITGDYRLTGGVTHSVFQHLEKIAQKCVSEGIDSSRIILDPGFGFDKNVPEQLTLLKELRRLTQKSQYPYLVGVSRKRFIGAITHVEAPKERLAGNLAVALWSIEQGAKILRVHDVKATKEAFLMWQAINHAESSTL